The nucleotide window ACCATAACGGCCGGCAAAAGGCCGTGAACGCGCAAGATGCGGACCGCCTCGTCCGTCGTCAGCGCCGCGTAAATTTCCCGCGCCGTTTGCGCATCGGCGCCGGCAAAGACGGCGGCCAACGCCAGGAAGGTCATTCTGCCGTCGCCGTAGCGGGAGTGGGTATTCATGATCCCTTGTGCCAATTTGATCACCTTCCCCAAATGGCCGATAAGCAGAACATCGGCAAAGCCGCAATAAACGGCATAATCAAGAAGTTCGCCGACATAATTACTGCATGTAATGCGCCCCGTCACGTCGAGACCGAGCTCATGGCGGCTGAAATCGACGCCGTAATTACCGAAAAAAGCCAGGCAATGGCGTTCTCCGGCGGCACGGCGCGCATTCATTTCCGTTCGGATCGTGTCGACCAGAGCCTTTTCACTCATGGGATCGACAATACCTGTCGTGCCGAGGATGGAAAGACCGCCTTCAATTCCCAAACGGGGATTAAAGGTCTTTTTGGCAACTGCCGCACCGCCGGGAATAGCGATCGTGATCTGCAGACCGCCGCCGTAACCGCAGCGGGCGGCGATCTGCGCCGCGCCTTCGCGGATCATACGGCGCGGCACGGGATTGATGGCCGCTTCGCCGACAGCACAGGCCAGTCCTGCCTTTGTCACGACGCCGACCCCTTCGCCGCCGCAAATCGTAATACCTGACGGTGTTTTTTTGACGGAAGCGAAAATAAGAAGGCCGTCCGTAATATCCGGATCATCACCGGCGTCTTTACGGACGGCACAGCTGACCGACTCCGGTTCTGTTCGTATCGCTTCCGGTTCCAGGATCAGGCGCGTGCCGTCCGGCGTCGTGAGGCTCACGGCGTGAACTGCGGCGCCGGTAAGCAGCATTTCGACAGCAGCCTGCGCCGCCGCAGCCGCACAGGTCCCCGTCGTATAACCGCGCCGTAACCGTTTTCCTCGTTTTATTGCGTACGAATCCAGTACCATATCCAATCAGCTTTCTGTTAATTTTCGGCAGACACGTTCTTCGTCAGCCCGTACTGTCATTATACAGGACAGATCAGTCTTTTTCCAGTGCCTGCCAGGCTTCGTTGGCCCGTTCGACGAACATCTTGCGGACAGCTTCATTTTCACCTAAACCGTGAATGTACGTGGAAACGGTAAAGCCTTCTTTTTCCAAAACGCTCTTGTGCGAATCGCTTTCGGCGCCGGCCATATCATTATTGGCATGATCGCCGGCTACCATCATCATCGGCATCAGGACCACATGCTTGACACCTTTGGCCTTGAGCTTCGGAATGACCGTATCCAAATGAGGCCAGCCTTCGACGGAATAAATGAAGACATTACCCAGTGCGGCATCGTTGAGGCGA belongs to Megasphaera vaginalis (ex Bordigoni et al. 2020) and includes:
- the cbiD gene encoding cobalt-precorrin-5B (C(1))-methyltransferase CbiD, producing MVLDSYAIKRGKRLRRGYTTGTCAAAAAQAAVEMLLTGAAVHAVSLTTPDGTRLILEPEAIRTEPESVSCAVRKDAGDDPDITDGLLIFASVKKTPSGITICGGEGVGVVTKAGLACAVGEAAINPVPRRMIREGAAQIAARCGYGGGLQITIAIPGGAAVAKKTFNPRLGIEGGLSILGTTGIVDPMSEKALVDTIRTEMNARRAAGERHCLAFFGNYGVDFSRHELGLDVTGRITCSNYVGELLDYAVYCGFADVLLIGHLGKVIKLAQGIMNTHSRYGDGRMTFLALAAVFAGADAQTAREIYAALTTDEAVRILRVHGLLPAVMVQAMEKIEQYLSARVQGEIPVAAIAFSNEYGVLGKTAGADALLACHRRR